The following are from one region of the Dreissena polymorpha isolate Duluth1 chromosome 2, UMN_Dpol_1.0, whole genome shotgun sequence genome:
- the LOC127867284 gene encoding uncharacterized protein DDB_G0271670-like, which yields RSSSSSSSSSSSSSSSSSSSSRSNSSSSRSSSSSSSSSSSSRSSSCNSTSISSSSSSSRSSSSSRRRRSSSSCSSNSSSSSSSSSSSSSSSSSTSSSSGSSSSSSSSNRSSNSSRSSSSSSSRSSSSSSSSSSSSSSSSSSSSSSSSSSRSSSNSSSSNSSSSSSSSSSRSSSSGSSSSSSSSSNSSSSSSSSSRSSRSSSSSRSSSNSRSSSSSSSNSSSNSSSSSSSRSSSSSSSKTSSSSSSSSSSSSSSSSSSSSSSSSSSSNSSSSSNSSSNSTSSSSRSSSSSSSSSSSSSSSCSSSSSSSSSRSSSSSSSSRSSSNSSSSSTSSSNSSSNSSSSSSSSSSSSSSS from the coding sequence agaagtagtagtagtagtagtagtagtagtagtagtagtagtagtagtagtagtagtagtagcagaagtaatagtagtagtagtagaagtagtagtagtagtagtagtagtagtagcagtagtagaagtagtagttgtaatagtactagtattagtagtagtagtagtagtagtagaagtagtagtagtagtaggaggaggaggagtagtagtagttgtagcagtaatagtagtagtagtagtagtagtagtagtagtagtagtagtagtagtagtagtacaagtagtagtagtggaagtagtagtagtagtagtagtagtaatagaagtagtaatagtagtcgtagtagtagtagtagtagtagtagaagtagtagtagtagtagtagtagtagtagtagtagtagtagtagtagtagtagtagtagtagtagtagtagtagtagtagaagtagcagtaatagtagtagtagtaatagtagtagtagtagtagtagtagtagtagtagaagtagtagtagtggtagtagtagtagtagtagtagtagtagtaatagtagtagtagtagtagtagtagtagtagaagtagtagaagtagtagtagcagtagaagtagcagtaatagtagaagtagtagtagtagtagtagcaatagtagtagtaatagtagtagtagtagtagtagtagaagtagtagtagtagtagtagtaaaacaagtagtagtagtagtagtagtagtagtagtagtagtagtagtagtagtagtagtagtagtagtagtagtagtagtagtagtaatagtagtagtagtagtaatagtagtagtaatagtacaagtagtagtagtagaagtagtagtagtagtagtagtagtagtagtagtagtagtagtagttgtagtagtagtagtagtagtagtagtagtagaagtagtagtagtagtagtagcagtagaagtagcagtaatagtagtagtagtagtactagtagtagcaatagtagtagtaatagtagtagtagtagtagtagtagtagtagtagtagtagtagtagt